In one Helicobacter sp. MIT 21-1697 genomic region, the following are encoded:
- the rfbB gene encoding dTDP-glucose 4,6-dehydratase has protein sequence MKTLLITGGAGFIGSNFILYFLHKYPQYHLINVDSLTYAGNLENLQGVENAPNYEFRQGDICDKDFIKDIFVRYEIEGVIHFAAESHVDNSIANPSAFVETNVNGTFNLLHNAYLSWFDAPIRPKANKEHCVFHHISTDEVFGSLGKSGYFSESTPYAPNSPYSASKASSDMLVRSYHHTYGLKTFITNCSNNYGPKQHDEKLIPTIIRNALRGSEIPIYGDGQNIRDWLYVGDHCVGIDKVFHSSYFGQSFNIGGNNEQSNIELAHIICAILDKKCPKERSYKEQIAFVQDRAGHDRRYAIDSSKMVRLFGFKPSDFYANLSQTIDFYIYKYTSVPLAGGGGI, from the coding sequence ATGAAAACTCTCCTTATTACAGGTGGAGCAGGGTTTATAGGGAGTAACTTTATTCTCTATTTTTTGCACAAATACCCGCAATATCATCTTATCAATGTGGATTCTTTAACCTATGCGGGTAATTTAGAGAATCTGCAAGGTGTAGAGAATGCGCCAAATTATGAGTTTAGACAAGGCGATATTTGCGATAAGGACTTCATTAAAGATATATTTGTGCGCTATGAGATTGAGGGCGTCATTCACTTCGCTGCGGAATCCCACGTGGATAATTCTATTGCCAATCCGAGTGCCTTTGTAGAAACCAATGTCAATGGCACTTTTAATCTGCTACATAATGCGTATTTAAGCTGGTTTGATGCTCCAATTCGTCCTAAGGCAAACAAAGAGCATTGTGTCTTTCATCATATCAGCACCGATGAGGTATTTGGCTCATTAGGCAAAAGTGGATATTTTAGCGAATCCACACCTTATGCACCAAATTCCCCTTATTCTGCCTCCAAAGCTTCAAGTGATATGCTAGTGAGAAGCTACCATCATACTTATGGCTTAAAAACTTTTATTACCAATTGTTCTAACAACTATGGACCTAAGCAGCACGATGAAAAGCTTATTCCTACGATTATTCGTAATGCTTTAAGGGGTAGTGAGATTCCTATTTATGGCGATGGGCAAAATATCCGCGATTGGCTTTATGTGGGAGATCATTGTGTGGGTATTGATAAAGTGTTTCATTCCTCTTATTTTGGGCAAAGTTTTAATATTGGCGGAAACAATGAGCAAAGTAACATAGAACTTGCCCATATTATTTGTGCAATCTTGGATAAAAAATGTCCCAAAGAGCGAAGTTATAAGGAGCAAATTGCATTTGTCCAAGATAGAGCAGGACACGATAGGCGTTACGCAATAGATTCTAGTAAAATGGTGCGTTTGTTTGGGTTTAAGCCAAGTGATTTTTATGCTAATCTTTCTCAAACAATAGATTTTTATATCTACAAATATACTTCAGTTCCTCTTGCGGGGGGGGGGGGTATATAG
- a CDS encoding acyltransferase encodes MTIGQNCFIGVNFQALNADFHGIRKIERNNYDKIKSADIDIGDDCFIGNNVIILKGVNLGKGCVVAAGSVVTQSFAADSLIAGNPARLVRKIEQ; translated from the coding sequence ATTACCATAGGACAAAACTGCTTTATTGGGGTAAATTTTCAGGCTCTAAATGCAGATTTTCACGGCATTAGGAAAATTGAGAGAAATAATTATGACAAGATAAAAAGTGCAGATATTGATATAGGTGATGATTGTTTCATTGGTAATAATGTGATAATTCTAAAAGGTGTAAATCTGGGCAAGGGTTGTGTCGTTGCAGCAGGAAGTGTGGTAACACAATCTTTTGCAGCAGATTCTCTTATCGCAGGAAATCCTGCAAGGTTAGTGAGAAAAATTGAGCAATGA
- the rfbA gene encoding glucose-1-phosphate thymidylyltransferase RfbA — MKGIILAGGSGTRLYPTTLMLSKQLLPIYDKPMIYYPLSVLMLAQIREALIISTPKDTPRFQEIFGNGHFLGMEIQYCVQPSPDGLAQGLILAENFVGNENLALILGDNVFYGQGFSPMLLEAKEEANKGIATIFSYRVKDPQRFGVAEIDANGAVLSLEEKPSNPKSNFAVTGLYFYDNKAIEIAKSLKPSSRGELEITDVNIAYLKAGKLRSEALGRGFAWLDTGTHDSLVEAATFVQTIELRQGYKIACLEEIAYRNGWIDEKQLLQRAETLNKSGYGQYLHQLLEEK; from the coding sequence ATGAAAGGCATTATATTAGCAGGCGGAAGTGGAACAAGATTGTATCCTACAACTTTAATGCTCTCAAAGCAACTTTTGCCTATTTATGATAAGCCAATGATTTATTATCCGCTTTCTGTGCTAATGCTTGCACAGATTCGTGAGGCTTTAATTATCTCCACTCCCAAAGATACGCCTAGATTTCAAGAAATTTTTGGCAATGGGCATTTTTTAGGTATGGAGATTCAATATTGTGTGCAGCCTTCTCCTGATGGGTTAGCTCAAGGGTTGATTTTAGCAGAAAATTTTGTGGGCAATGAGAATCTTGCTTTAATTTTGGGTGATAATGTCTTTTATGGACAGGGATTCTCACCAATGCTTTTAGAAGCAAAAGAGGAAGCTAATAAAGGCATAGCGACAATATTTTCTTATCGTGTCAAAGACCCGCAGAGATTTGGTGTGGCAGAAATAGACGCCAATGGAGCAGTGCTAAGCTTAGAGGAAAAGCCTAGCAATCCCAAAAGCAATTTTGCAGTTACAGGATTATATTTTTATGACAATAAAGCCATAGAGATAGCAAAATCGCTCAAACCTAGCTCACGAGGAGAACTAGAAATCACAGATGTGAATATCGCCTATCTCAAAGCAGGTAAGCTTCGGAGTGAGGCTTTAGGAAGGGGCTTCGCGTGGCTTGATACCGGCACACACGATAGTCTTGTGGAAGCTGCGACTTTTGTGCAAACGATTGAATTGCGACAAGGCTATAAAATCGCTTGTTTGGAGGAAATTGCTTATCGCAATGGTTGGATAGATGAAAAACAACTGCTACAAAGGGCTGAAACTTTAAATAAAAGTGGTTATGGGCAGTATCTCCACCAACTTTTAGAGGAAAAATAA
- a CDS encoding radical SAM protein → MKINHFNSHEKILRYTDKIDYFMNAHKTLVVTELDLTNKCNHRCPGCCGHNENNAELSKEQIDVIIAGLKSLENKGVILSGGGEPTLSPHFHYAIEEIKRAGMNIGLNSNGGLLDEQKCRMIAQNLEYFRISLDAGSVPMYEKIHGMKPHHFAKTLKNIEMFARIKTQMDSKTSFGIGFLTSQETQGDMESFVQVIKEISKRQKGIDFVQFRPFTGDTFDIAPILAELQSKYESADFKILASYQKYNQMHDATNRGYAQCHGMFFSTCISADFKVWACLHFRQSPAHLLGDLREQSLEEIWRGSRIREVYECIDCATCPILCRNDNFNKTLDKLQLEVINSEFL, encoded by the coding sequence ATGAAAATTAATCATTTTAATTCACACGAGAAAATTTTACGTTATACCGATAAGATTGATTATTTTATGAATGCACACAAAACACTTGTTGTTACTGAGCTGGACTTGACAAATAAATGTAATCACCGCTGTCCGGGTTGCTGTGGGCATAATGAAAATAATGCAGAGTTAAGCAAGGAGCAAATTGATGTGATTATTGCAGGATTAAAAAGCCTTGAGAACAAGGGCGTGATTCTCTCTGGTGGAGGTGAGCCAACTTTAAGCCCACATTTTCACTATGCGATAGAGGAGATTAAACGTGCGGGAATGAATATTGGGCTTAATTCTAATGGTGGATTGCTTGATGAGCAAAAGTGTCGTATGATTGCACAGAATTTGGAGTATTTTAGAATCTCTTTAGATGCGGGAAGTGTGCCAATGTATGAAAAAATACACGGAATGAAGCCTCATCATTTTGCCAAAACTCTGAAAAATATAGAGATGTTTGCAAGGATAAAAACCCAAATGGATTCTAAGACTAGCTTTGGGATAGGATTTTTAACTAGCCAAGAGACACAGGGCGATATGGAATCTTTTGTGCAAGTTATTAAAGAGATAAGCAAGAGGCAAAAGGGCATTGATTTTGTGCAGTTTCGCCCCTTTACCGGCGATACTTTTGATATTGCGCCAATCCTTGCAGAATTGCAAAGCAAATATGAGAGTGCAGATTTTAAAATCTTAGCGAGTTATCAAAAATACAATCAAATGCACGATGCAACAAATCGTGGTTATGCGCAGTGCCACGGAATGTTTTTTAGCACTTGTATTAGTGCGGATTTTAAAGTGTGGGCTTGTCTGCACTTCCGCCAAAGCCCCGCACATTTGCTTGGGGATTTAAGAGAGCAGAGTTTGGAGGAGATTTGGAGAGGAAGCAGGATAAGGGAAGTTTATGAGTGCATCGATTGTGCTACTTGCCCGATTTTATGTCGTAATGATAATTTTAATAAGACTTTGGATAAACTCCAGCTTGAAGTAATTAACAGCGAGTTTTTATAG
- a CDS encoding radical SAM protein — MESFKTFFIKIRKEIHRVPRNVLKNLKKLTKALHPLLPKFLKRKYLNFIERIVVISGQNCSLKCKHCANFSPYLAKIIPFYPYEEICQDIAELTKHTQIKTLQFQGGEFFLHPNATQILQYTAQNPRIHRIIIATNATIVPKDSLLRIIKESGKITLRLSNYGIVNMKGIQRLESALKEWEIPYYSHHFVHQQDTWVDCGNVKMARLKDKIVQKIFKECIFGKECLTMENGFISKCSRATIAHLVQNFALSKDCGLLINPKTQRAFSAFTPLEIGGGGGVKLPELPEFNFENLQNFLSAQTPLQACYYCYGTSGQEIPAGVQLSKEELSNLTQAKFYTLNFSLP; from the coding sequence ATGGAATCGTTCAAAACATTTTTCATCAAAATAAGAAAAGAAATCCATCGTGTGCCAAGAAATGTATTGAAAAATCTGAAAAAATTAACAAAAGCCTTGCACCCACTGCTCCCAAAATTTCTAAAAAGAAAATATTTGAATTTTATAGAGAGGATTGTGGTTATTAGCGGACAAAATTGTAGTCTCAAATGCAAACATTGTGCGAATTTCTCGCCTTATTTGGCAAAGATAATACCCTTTTATCCCTATGAGGAAATATGTCAAGACATCGCAGAGCTTACTAAACACACTCAAATAAAAACTCTGCAATTTCAAGGAGGCGAATTTTTCTTACACCCAAATGCTACGCAAATTTTACAATACACTGCACAAAACCCACGCATACATCGCATAATTATTGCTACAAATGCAACGATTGTGCCTAAGGATTCTTTGCTTCGCATTATAAAAGAAAGCGGTAAAATCACTCTAAGGCTTTCAAACTATGGAATTGTCAATATGAAAGGCATACAGAGATTAGAATCTGCACTTAAAGAATGGGAGATTCCCTACTATTCCCACCACTTCGTTCATCAACAAGATACTTGGGTTGATTGTGGAAATGTAAAAATGGCACGATTAAAGGACAAAATTGTTCAAAAGATTTTCAAAGAATGTATTTTTGGAAAAGAATGTTTGACTATGGAAAATGGCTTTATCTCAAAATGTTCAAGAGCTACAATCGCACATCTTGTACAAAATTTTGCTTTAAGTAAGGATTGCGGATTGCTTATTAATCCAAAAACACAAAGAGCCTTTAGTGCTTTCACCCCGCTTGAAATCGGGGGGGGGGGGGGGGTGAAACTACCAGAATTACCCGAGTTTAATTTTGAAAATTTACAAAATTTTCTTTCCGCTCAAACTCCACTTCAAGCGTGTTATTACTGCTATGGCACAAGCGGACAAGAAATCCCCGCTGGCGTGCAATTAAGCAAAGAGGAATTAAGTAATTTAACACAAGCAAAGTTCTATACACTTAACTTCTCTCTTCCTTAA